One genomic window of Kosmotoga olearia TBF 19.5.1 includes the following:
- the crcB gene encoding fluoride efflux transporter CrcB, giving the protein MSKFILIGAGGAAGAISRYLLSKVVNSLAPIGLIPWGTVLVNVIGSFLLAFLMISSAQRVSIDPRYIYLVGTGFLGAFTTFSTFSYEFITLISKSSFRGALYFLLTISLSVMAAYFGFILGRGR; this is encoded by the coding sequence ATGTCGAAGTTTATTTTGATAGGTGCGGGTGGAGCAGCGGGAGCGATAAGCAGATATCTTCTTTCTAAAGTGGTTAACTCCCTTGCACCGATTGGATTGATACCGTGGGGAACAGTACTGGTGAATGTTATTGGCTCTTTTTTGCTTGCTTTTCTCATGATTTCATCTGCACAAAGGGTTAGTATAGATCCCCGATATATTTATCTTGTCGGAACCGGTTTTCTGGGGGCTTTTACGACTTTTTCGACCTTTTCATATGAGTTCATCACTCTCATATCAAAGTCTTCCTTTAGAGGGGCGTTGTATTTTCTACTTACAATTTCACTCAGTGTAATGGCTGCATACTTCGGGTTCATTTTGGGGAGGGGTAGATGA
- a CDS encoding peptidylprolyl isomerase, with protein MKKFLIILVVFVLGVLGFTNSIIAELTVDGTITGVHAFQVGYDEYESALQGALANYESQGQSIDKYFGKESLPSEIQLGYSVLKVLLDRKVMAFFAMEQDVFPDEAQVQQITDELVSRYISDETTRAQLEMYYGSIENFRKVVEDIVFVRTLSQNVFNAIVPDYDASATEYFEKNKTDIKNEYESVNAAHILVSTEASAMELKEKILLGELSFEEAAKRYSLDQYSAQQGGNIGELKHGTVILEFEEAAFAATPGEIVGPVKTDYGYHLIKVNSKTTFDSYEDLKNSKAYEDIMSRFENEAFLGWITKYRQDKKIHYIIYEEDLKTFGELANLTDPGKFYNRIVNSLFDENNELKAGVPGIIAAFYIQMADDELKQYESREEAFKTIIGICERLPEEEKGVEHFSELKDKAAENENVKQLLDYAEILGVDSIENVHLRLEEIRNYMREIMNKAKKVAWYLYDKAPDSEKLLEYLYRFDSDNPKAVYLYTENFYKNQVQPVLADSDIFSSYINAYKQYLGENATETLLGYLIKGLEGRLVEKIVEDESVSEDLRKSALELLVDAYENACNLPLDNRLKLQYLGTERDYLLKLSELTPEATDVKQLLDAVDERLKELR; from the coding sequence GTGAAGAAATTCCTGATTATTTTGGTTGTATTTGTTTTAGGGGTATTGGGTTTTACCAACAGCATTATTGCCGAACTTACTGTTGATGGAACAATTACAGGGGTTCATGCTTTCCAGGTTGGATACGATGAGTACGAAAGTGCTCTTCAAGGGGCTCTGGCGAATTACGAAAGCCAGGGACAGAGTATCGACAAGTATTTTGGAAAAGAATCGCTGCCAAGCGAGATACAGCTGGGATATAGTGTCCTGAAGGTTTTGCTTGATAGAAAGGTTATGGCCTTTTTTGCTATGGAGCAGGATGTATTTCCAGATGAGGCTCAGGTTCAACAGATCACAGATGAGCTTGTTTCAAGATACATCTCGGATGAGACAACCAGAGCACAGCTTGAGATGTATTACGGTTCTATAGAAAACTTTAGAAAGGTCGTTGAGGATATTGTGTTTGTGAGAACCCTTAGCCAGAATGTCTTCAATGCAATCGTTCCGGATTATGATGCGAGTGCAACGGAATATTTTGAAAAAAATAAGACTGACATTAAGAATGAATACGAAAGTGTTAACGCAGCTCATATACTTGTTTCAACTGAAGCAAGCGCGATGGAGCTGAAAGAAAAGATACTTTTAGGGGAGCTTTCTTTTGAAGAAGCAGCCAAAAGGTATTCTCTGGACCAATACTCAGCCCAGCAGGGAGGAAATATTGGAGAGTTGAAACATGGTACCGTGATTTTAGAATTTGAAGAGGCAGCCTTCGCTGCCACTCCCGGTGAGATTGTAGGGCCGGTGAAAACCGATTACGGTTATCATCTTATAAAAGTGAACAGCAAGACCACTTTTGACTCATATGAAGATCTGAAGAATAGCAAGGCTTATGAGGACATAATGAGTCGGTTTGAGAATGAGGCCTTTCTTGGCTGGATAACAAAGTATAGACAGGATAAAAAGATACACTATATCATTTACGAAGAAGATCTGAAAACCTTTGGCGAACTGGCGAATCTGACCGATCCTGGGAAGTTCTATAACCGCATCGTTAATTCACTGTTCGATGAAAACAACGAATTGAAAGCAGGGGTTCCCGGGATTATCGCCGCGTTTTATATACAAATGGCGGACGATGAGCTCAAACAATATGAATCTCGTGAAGAAGCTTTCAAAACGATAATAGGAATTTGTGAGAGATTGCCGGAAGAGGAAAAGGGTGTTGAGCATTTTTCCGAATTAAAGGATAAAGCTGCGGAAAACGAAAACGTTAAACAGCTCCTGGATTACGCTGAAATCCTTGGAGTCGATTCGATTGAAAATGTGCACCTCAGGTTAGAGGAAATCAGGAATTACATGCGGGAAATCATGAATAAGGCTAAAAAAGTGGCATGGTATCTTTACGACAAAGCTCCTGATTCAGAAAAACTTCTAGAATATCTTTATCGTTTCGATTCCGATAATCCTAAAGCCGTTTATCTGTACACGGAGAATTTTTACAAAAATCAGGTTCAGCCTGTTCTGGCGGATTCTGATATATTTTCGAGCTACATAAATGCATACAAACAATACCTTGGTGAAAATGCTACGGAGACGCTTCTCGGTTACCTGATTAAGGGATTGGAAGGAAGGCTTGTTGAAAAAATCGTGGAAGACGAAAGTGTATCTGAAGATCTGAGGAAATCCGCGCTTGAGTTACTCGTTGACGCCTATGAAAATGCATGCAATCTTCCACTGGATAATAGGTTGAAACTTCAGTATCTGGGAACCGAGAGAGATTATCTCCTGAAGCTTTCGGAATTAACTCCTGAGGCCACAGATGTTAAACAGTTGTTGGATGCTGTGGATGAGAGATTGAAGGAGCTTCGGTAG
- the nadE gene encoding NAD(+) synthase: MKEEIMEFIEKTVYEYEFQGAVVGISGGIDSAVVGKLCVEALGRDRVYGLILPERDSSPETVSDATLVCKYLGIDYAIKPITKLLRVMGVYKLEPAAMFIPRKLQENYVRKKMRELSYSDNPFIDDLESKGNAEFLKGLAYYRVKHRARMCMLYLEAERRNYVVVGTTNKTEEATGFYVKWGDDAVDVEPIMHLYKTQVYQLAELLGVPERIRRKAPSPDLVPGITDEFMFGMSYEELDRILMKLEKGKTLKGESNENVEKVRKILEAAKKRKLRQISLR, from the coding sequence ATGAAAGAAGAAATCATGGAATTCATCGAGAAGACGGTTTATGAGTATGAATTTCAAGGAGCTGTTGTTGGTATTAGCGGCGGGATAGATTCAGCCGTTGTCGGTAAACTCTGTGTTGAAGCCCTTGGGCGCGATAGGGTTTATGGCCTGATTTTGCCAGAAAGAGATTCATCACCGGAGACAGTGAGCGATGCAACACTTGTTTGTAAATATCTTGGAATAGATTATGCGATCAAACCCATCACGAAGTTACTCAGGGTTATGGGTGTTTATAAACTTGAGCCCGCTGCAATGTTCATCCCCAGAAAGCTTCAGGAAAATTATGTGAGGAAGAAAATGAGAGAGCTTTCGTATTCCGACAACCCTTTTATTGATGATCTTGAAAGTAAAGGTAATGCAGAATTTTTGAAAGGGCTGGCTTATTACAGAGTCAAGCATCGTGCGAGAATGTGTATGTTATACCTTGAAGCTGAGAGGCGAAACTACGTCGTTGTTGGCACTACCAACAAAACAGAAGAAGCCACCGGATTTTACGTTAAGTGGGGAGATGACGCGGTGGATGTAGAGCCGATAATGCATCTCTACAAAACACAGGTCTATCAACTGGCCGAACTTCTGGGTGTTCCTGAAAGAATTCGGAGAAAAGCACCTTCGCCGGATTTGGTTCCCGGCATTACAGATGAATTTATGTTTGGTATGAGCTATGAGGAACTGGACAGAATTCTCATGAAACTGGAAAAGGGGAAAACCCTTAAAGGTGAATCGAATGAAAATGTTGAAAAGGTGAGAAAAATCCTTGAGGCTGCTAAAAAAAGGAAACTCCGACAAATTAGCCTTCGGTAG
- a CDS encoding potassium channel beta subunit family protein: protein MEYRKVGKWGIRISELSLGSWLTFGNQLDIRGAKECVREAFKNGINFFDTAEVYANGMAESMLGEVLKEFRREDIVVSTKIFWGGEGPNKKGLSRKHLLEGTWGSLKRLQLDYVDILYCHRPDPETPIEETVLAMDYLVRNGLTLYWGTSEWSYEELEAAHKVCKELNCIPPIVEQPQYNMLVREKVEKEYAPIYEKYGIGLTTWSPLASGVLTGKYNNGIPEGSRLARFSWLRKSLEEKGLLSDETLSKVRKLEKIAKSLDAKLSQLALAWCLKNPHVSSVILGVSSVNQLHENMAALEVKSKLTDDVMNEIENILSGK, encoded by the coding sequence ATGGAATATAGAAAGGTTGGAAAATGGGGAATTAGAATCAGTGAACTTTCTCTTGGTTCTTGGTTGACCTTTGGAAACCAGCTTGACATTCGTGGAGCTAAAGAGTGCGTAAGGGAAGCTTTTAAAAATGGAATTAACTTCTTTGACACGGCTGAGGTGTATGCCAATGGCATGGCAGAATCAATGCTTGGAGAAGTTTTGAAAGAGTTCAGAAGAGAGGACATAGTGGTTTCGACGAAGATTTTTTGGGGTGGGGAAGGACCGAATAAGAAAGGGTTGTCCCGCAAACACCTGCTGGAAGGAACCTGGGGATCTTTGAAACGACTTCAGCTGGATTATGTAGATATTTTATATTGCCATAGACCAGATCCAGAAACCCCTATCGAAGAAACCGTTCTCGCAATGGATTATCTTGTAAGAAACGGCCTTACTCTTTACTGGGGAACGTCCGAATGGAGTTACGAAGAGCTTGAAGCAGCTCATAAGGTCTGTAAAGAGCTCAACTGCATTCCTCCGATTGTAGAGCAGCCGCAGTATAATATGCTCGTTAGGGAAAAGGTTGAGAAAGAATACGCGCCTATTTACGAGAAATACGGCATTGGTTTGACAACGTGGAGTCCCCTTGCATCGGGGGTATTAACCGGAAAATATAACAATGGTATCCCCGAAGGGAGTAGATTGGCGAGGTTTTCCTGGTTGAGAAAGAGTCTTGAAGAGAAGGGACTACTCAGTGATGAGACACTTTCAAAGGTTCGAAAACTGGAAAAGATTGCAAAGTCACTTGATGCTAAATTGTCTCAACTGGCTTTAGCCTGGTGTTTAAAGAATCCTCATGTCAGCAGTGTAATACTGGGAGTCAGCAGTGTGAACCAGTTGCATGAGAATATGGCAGCTCTTGAGGTGAAAAGCAAATTAACCGATGATGTGATGAATGAGATAGAGAATATTCTTTCAGGCAAATAA
- a CDS encoding transporter substrate-binding domain-containing protein: MRRTTFLVVVVSILLVSLTFGSLIDEIKERGVLRVGQDAGYMPLYGTDMYGNRIGLEVDVLKIMATLLGVRLEFVVVNWDGIIPALLSEKFDIIWSGMTITDERAKKVDFSEPYLKIGQVLVYNNRKISSVPSLEELNNPSVRIAVQLGTTGDEAARRLFPRAKILTFDSMDEAAFQVASGRADFTVVDSIYAQYVAKKYDRLSVADGFLTSEELGVAIRKNDPETLNWINNFIEGLKSSGFMELLEEKWFVEYEPEL, translated from the coding sequence GTGAGGAGAACAACTTTCTTGGTAGTCGTTGTAAGTATTCTTTTGGTGAGCTTGACGTTCGGAAGCTTGATCGATGAAATCAAAGAACGAGGTGTGTTGAGAGTAGGTCAGGACGCCGGGTATATGCCCTTGTATGGAACCGACATGTACGGTAACCGTATAGGACTTGAAGTTGACGTTCTCAAGATTATGGCAACACTTCTTGGTGTTAGACTCGAATTCGTGGTTGTGAACTGGGATGGCATTATTCCTGCGTTGCTGTCTGAAAAATTCGACATCATCTGGTCCGGGATGACAATAACAGATGAGCGGGCTAAAAAAGTTGATTTCAGCGAGCCTTACCTTAAGATTGGTCAGGTTCTTGTCTACAACAACAGGAAAATTAGTTCAGTTCCTTCTCTGGAAGAGCTGAATAATCCCTCTGTAAGAATTGCAGTGCAGCTAGGAACTACAGGAGATGAAGCGGCAAGGAGGTTGTTCCCCAGAGCAAAAATTTTAACCTTTGACTCCATGGATGAAGCAGCTTTTCAGGTTGCTTCGGGTAGGGCTGACTTCACGGTCGTGGATTCTATATACGCACAGTACGTGGCGAAAAAATACGATCGTCTGAGTGTAGCTGATGGATTCTTGACCAGTGAAGAACTTGGGGTTGCGATTAGAAAAAATGATCCTGAAACATTAAATTGGATCAACAATTTTATCGAAGGACTTAAATCATCAGGATTCATGGAACTCCTGGAAGAAAAGTGGTTTGTTGAATATGAACCAGAATTGTAA
- a CDS encoding DUF190 domain-containing protein — MMKMKKMSVYLGEKDRYQHKEMYEHILEICYNNGIKGATVIKGIMGFGEKRHIHRNDFFTLSEDLPIVVEVIDVEERINFLASRVRELPFDGLIVIQDVEAYYVTGKK, encoded by the coding sequence ATGATGAAAATGAAGAAGATGAGCGTATATCTTGGCGAAAAGGATAGGTACCAGCACAAGGAAATGTACGAACACATCCTTGAAATTTGCTACAACAACGGAATAAAAGGGGCAACGGTGATAAAAGGTATTATGGGATTCGGTGAAAAAAGACATATACACAGGAACGATTTTTTTACCCTTTCTGAAGATCTTCCAATTGTAGTGGAAGTAATTGATGTGGAAGAGAGGATAAATTTTCTGGCATCCAGGGTAAGAGAACTACCATTTGATGGGCTAATAGTGATTCAGGATGTAGAGGCATATTATGTAACAGGGAAAAAGTAG
- a CDS encoding KamA family radical SAM protein: protein MGNPKYLTRIDQISQLDKTEKEKLKKVTEKFVFRTNEYYLNLIKWDDPNDPIKRIIIPSMDELIEWGELDASNEHKYTVAPGLEHKYKDTALMLVSRVCGGICRFCFRKRVFLAGNREIMIDVEPGLEYIKKHKEITNVLLSGGDPLMLSTSKLENIISRLRKIDHVQIIRIGTKMVAFNPYRIIDDPKLIELLKKYSTPKKRIYIMTQFNHPREITDVAIEAINLLKEAGTELANQTPLIRGINDSPETLAELFRKLSFIGVPPYYVFQCRPTKGNKAYSVPIEEGYEIFRKATAMVSGLAKRARFAMSHMTGKIEVVGLDDEHIYMKYHRAAKPENYNKFLILKRNPEAYWLDDYEETLSLITV, encoded by the coding sequence GTGGGTAATCCAAAATATCTCACCAGAATTGACCAGATTTCTCAACTCGATAAAACTGAAAAAGAAAAGCTAAAAAAGGTTACGGAAAAATTTGTATTCAGGACTAACGAATACTACTTGAATTTAATCAAATGGGACGATCCCAACGATCCCATCAAAAGGATAATCATTCCATCGATGGATGAACTCATCGAATGGGGAGAACTCGACGCTTCCAACGAGCACAAGTATACGGTTGCACCCGGGCTGGAACATAAATACAAAGATACTGCTCTGATGCTCGTTTCACGTGTTTGCGGCGGCATTTGCCGTTTCTGTTTTAGAAAGAGGGTTTTTCTTGCTGGAAATCGGGAAATCATGATTGATGTTGAACCCGGATTGGAATACATAAAAAAACACAAAGAGATTACGAATGTTTTGCTCTCTGGTGGAGATCCGTTGATGCTTTCAACAAGTAAATTGGAAAACATAATAAGCAGGTTGCGAAAAATTGATCACGTTCAGATTATTAGAATTGGAACAAAGATGGTCGCTTTCAACCCTTATAGGATTATCGACGATCCAAAGCTCATAGAACTACTCAAAAAATACAGTACTCCCAAAAAACGTATTTACATAATGACTCAATTCAACCACCCAAGAGAGATAACGGATGTTGCCATCGAAGCAATCAATCTCCTTAAAGAAGCAGGCACAGAACTGGCAAACCAGACTCCGTTGATCCGCGGAATTAATGATAGTCCAGAAACACTCGCTGAACTGTTCAGAAAACTTTCCTTTATAGGGGTTCCACCTTATTATGTTTTCCAATGCCGACCGACAAAAGGTAACAAAGCTTACTCTGTTCCGATCGAAGAAGGGTACGAGATCTTCAGAAAAGCGACCGCAATGGTTTCAGGATTAGCTAAAAGAGCACGTTTTGCAATGTCCCATATGACAGGAAAAATTGAAGTTGTTGGTCTTGATGACGAACATATTTATATGAAATACCATAGGGCGGCTAAACCCGAAAACTACAACAAATTCCTGATACTGAAAAGAAATCCTGAAGCATACTGGCTTGATGATTACGAAGAGACTCTTTCTCTGATCACTGTCTAA
- a CDS encoding SatD family protein, whose amino-acid sequence MGLYIVITADIVESRKQKKYMKELSGKLKKLKVSSAIMPFTVSRGDELQAVLGSFDELPAVVRRLRYIVRPLELRIGVGIGEIDTTGLNRARSSWELSGEAFFNARAALEEAKSLKISRTFVKSGIETLDTSLNTIFLLLDTIVDDWTEKQWEAVHIYEQQGTYEKAASLLGVSIQNVQQRCKSAKWKVVRKVEQNIAFLLSVFLDNRR is encoded by the coding sequence ATGGGTCTTTACATTGTTATCACTGCGGATATTGTGGAATCAAGGAAACAGAAAAAATATATGAAAGAGCTTTCCGGGAAGCTAAAAAAATTAAAGGTGTCATCGGCAATAATGCCGTTTACAGTTTCAAGGGGAGATGAGTTGCAGGCGGTCCTGGGGTCTTTTGATGAACTGCCTGCTGTCGTCCGCCGATTGAGGTATATCGTCAGGCCTCTTGAATTGCGGATCGGGGTTGGAATTGGTGAAATAGATACAACGGGTTTAAACAGGGCGCGTTCTTCGTGGGAACTTAGTGGTGAAGCTTTTTTCAACGCAAGGGCTGCCCTTGAAGAAGCCAAGAGCTTGAAGATCAGTCGAACTTTTGTTAAGAGTGGTATAGAAACCCTGGATACATCGCTGAACACGATATTTTTGCTTCTTGATACAATTGTGGATGACTGGACCGAAAAGCAATGGGAAGCTGTCCATATATACGAACAGCAGGGGACGTATGAAAAAGCCGCTTCACTTCTGGGAGTATCCATTCAGAACGTTCAGCAACGCTGCAAAAGCGCAAAATGGAAAGTTGTGCGTAAAGTTGAACAGAATATAGCTTTCCTTCTCAGCGTTTTTCTAGATAACCGGCGATGA
- a CDS encoding DUF3307 domain-containing protein: MIPLLLSILGHVMADFIFQSDNIADEKRRMCVKALFVHWLAVFVTLFILLLAYDFKVVFWYALWLSIIHITLDLFKALFEKVGSPARELFLFFIDQIMHLVVIVFFLPIFTFELNETFSKTMSSISKYAGIELSQLPVEKILLVAIIYIYVLFGGAVLMRKLINFIYRKEDGSLERIAGSSSVLKNVKTGKVIGIFERAIVLTFYITGNVASIAFVIAAKSLARFKNFAEKDFAEYYLIGTLASVLIAMIGGIILKCLGI; the protein is encoded by the coding sequence TTGATACCGTTATTGCTATCGATTCTGGGTCATGTTATGGCTGACTTCATCTTTCAATCCGATAACATTGCGGATGAAAAGCGCAGAATGTGCGTAAAAGCGCTCTTTGTTCATTGGCTTGCTGTATTCGTAACGCTTTTCATATTGTTGCTGGCGTATGATTTCAAAGTGGTTTTCTGGTATGCCCTCTGGTTATCGATTATACATATAACCCTTGATCTTTTTAAGGCGCTTTTTGAAAAGGTAGGATCTCCTGCCAGGGAGCTTTTTTTGTTTTTCATAGATCAGATTATGCATCTGGTTGTAATCGTGTTTTTTCTCCCTATATTTACCTTCGAGCTTAACGAAACTTTTAGTAAAACTATGAGCTCAATTTCAAAATATGCCGGTATTGAGCTATCGCAGCTGCCTGTTGAAAAGATTCTTTTGGTAGCTATAATCTACATATATGTTCTTTTTGGCGGCGCGGTTTTAATGAGGAAGCTTATCAATTTTATATACAGGAAAGAAGATGGCTCTCTTGAAAGGATCGCGGGGTCATCATCTGTTTTGAAGAACGTAAAAACCGGGAAGGTTATAGGGATATTTGAAAGGGCCATTGTTTTGACTTTTTATATAACAGGGAATGTGGCTTCGATTGCTTTCGTTATTGCTGCGAAATCCCTTGCCAGATTCAAGAACTTCGCTGAGAAAGATTTTGCTGAATATTATCTGATAGGTACGCTTGCCAGCGTTTTGATTGCCATGATCGGCGGTATCATCCTGAAATGTCTGGGAATTTGA
- a CDS encoding amino acid ABC transporter permease has protein sequence MLKFMSRVLLVITVTLIFFSIYASLSKVYPFNWSVILKYRRLFFDGLMTTLRLSVTALGLSLLVGFIIALFRTSRILVLEELGMIYVWFFRNMPLLVIILLIYYGIGSVVAINRFWAGVISLALFEGAYVGEIFRAGIEAVPRGEIEAGEALGMYKYQIMGSIIFPRALRISIPPLVGQMVSLVKDSSLVSVIALGDLTMRARQVGTQTLASLEAYLVLAGFYLAITSLLSLVGRYLERRLAIP, from the coding sequence ATGCTGAAGTTCATGTCCAGAGTGCTTTTAGTGATCACGGTAACTTTGATATTCTTTTCTATTTACGCCTCCCTTTCGAAGGTGTATCCCTTTAATTGGTCGGTGATACTGAAGTATCGCCGACTCTTTTTTGATGGATTGATGACAACACTCCGGTTGAGTGTTACAGCGCTTGGGTTGTCACTCTTGGTGGGTTTTATAATAGCACTTTTTAGAACTTCCAGGATTTTAGTTCTGGAAGAGCTCGGTATGATTTATGTTTGGTTTTTCCGAAATATGCCTCTTCTTGTAATCATTCTCCTGATCTACTACGGAATTGGTTCTGTGGTAGCAATAAACCGTTTTTGGGCGGGAGTGATTTCCCTAGCACTTTTTGAAGGTGCTTATGTAGGTGAAATATTCCGTGCAGGAATAGAAGCCGTCCCTCGTGGCGAAATTGAAGCTGGTGAAGCATTGGGAATGTATAAATATCAGATCATGGGATCGATTATTTTTCCAAGGGCTTTAAGGATTTCCATTCCACCTCTTGTCGGACAGATGGTGAGTCTTGTAAAGGATAGTTCTCTCGTCTCAGTAATTGCACTTGGTGATTTGACTATGAGAGCAAGGCAGGTAGGTACTCAAACACTTGCAAGCCTTGAAGCGTATCTAGTGCTGGCAGGATTTTACTTAGCCATAACCTCCCTTCTTTCCTTGGTCGGGAGGTATTTAGAAAGGAGGTTGGCTATACCATGA
- a CDS encoding amino acid ABC transporter ATP-binding protein has translation MNSLVLSVKNISQFFGSFQVLKNVSIDIHQGDVVAILGKSGAGKTTLLRTMNLLIEPESGDIFFRGQKVSRKKKVIRYVRSRIGFVFQNFNLISHLTALDNVALGLVKVKGMKWSEAREIAARKLSDVHLSDKLGSYPSQLSGGQKQRVGIARALAMEPDLILFDEPTSALDPSLVGEVMGVIKELSTRGITMVVVTHEIAFAKGIANRIVFMEDGQIVIDTSPKEFFDSSSEKIREFLDGILCGV, from the coding sequence ATGAATTCTCTTGTTTTAAGTGTCAAGAATATCTCACAGTTCTTTGGTTCTTTTCAGGTATTAAAAAATGTATCAATCGATATACATCAAGGTGATGTTGTAGCTATACTCGGTAAATCAGGAGCAGGTAAAACAACGTTACTTCGGACTATGAATTTGCTTATTGAACCGGAGTCCGGAGATATATTTTTCCGTGGGCAAAAAGTAAGTAGAAAGAAAAAGGTTATTCGTTATGTTCGGTCACGAATAGGTTTTGTTTTTCAGAATTTCAACCTGATAAGCCATCTAACTGCTCTTGATAATGTTGCTCTGGGTCTGGTGAAGGTCAAGGGAATGAAATGGTCTGAAGCCAGAGAGATCGCCGCCAGGAAGCTCTCCGATGTGCACCTTTCGGATAAACTGGGAAGTTATCCATCACAGCTGTCAGGCGGTCAGAAACAAAGAGTGGGAATTGCCCGGGCCCTCGCCATGGAACCTGATCTGATTCTTTTCGACGAACCTACTTCCGCTCTCGACCCTTCTCTTGTAGGAGAGGTAATGGGCGTGATAAAGGAACTTTCTACAAGAGGGATCACCATGGTTGTTGTTACTCATGAAATAGCCTTTGCTAAAGGTATAGCCAACCGCATTGTCTTTATGGAAGATGGTCAGATTGTTATCGATACTTCCCCCAAAGAGTTCTTTGATTCCTCTTCAGAAAAGATTCGCGAGTTTCTCGATGGGATTCTGTGCGGTGTGTGA
- a CDS encoding ISNCY-like element ISKol11 family transposase, giving the protein MKNVVEDYSKRYRKARKKEKSEILDEFTRVTKYNRSYASFLLRGALKKRKTTSPSKKKGRKKKYDRKVFVKLVKIWEIMDFPCGKRLEAVMDEVIDNLVRNGHLTLTEETKRKLLNISASTIDRLLTSERKKMELKGRSHTKPGTLLKKHIRIKTHYEWDDTRPGFVEIDLVGHDGGSVSGDFCYSLNMVDVASGWSVVAPIRNKAQIWTLKAIIQLRKTLPFTLLGIHSDNGSEFINRHLYRYCEDEGLLFTRTRSYNKNDNCHVEQKNWSVVRRAVGYYRYDTEEEFQILKELYASLNLYNNHFQPNQKIVEKIRKGNKVSKKYDRPTTPYERIMRSPWVDQDKKDRLRRQHEALDIYKLKSIITHLQEQLLSIQIDKSKGGILNYVPLNFK; this is encoded by the coding sequence ATGAAAAATGTGGTGGAAGATTATTCAAAAAGGTACAGAAAAGCTCGCAAAAAAGAAAAATCCGAGATTCTAGATGAATTCACCCGAGTTACCAAGTATAATCGTAGTTACGCATCGTTTTTACTACGAGGAGCCTTGAAAAAGCGAAAGACAACCTCACCCAGCAAGAAAAAAGGCCGAAAGAAAAAATATGATCGTAAAGTCTTCGTGAAACTCGTGAAGATATGGGAGATAATGGATTTTCCGTGTGGTAAAAGGCTCGAAGCAGTGATGGACGAAGTAATAGATAATCTTGTTCGTAATGGGCATCTAACATTGACTGAAGAAACAAAGAGGAAGCTTCTTAATATAAGTGCTTCCACTATCGATAGATTGTTAACCAGCGAGAGGAAAAAGATGGAACTCAAAGGACGATCTCATACAAAACCCGGAACTCTTCTGAAAAAGCACATACGAATAAAAACACATTACGAGTGGGACGATACAAGACCAGGCTTTGTTGAGATTGATCTCGTTGGGCATGATGGCGGGAGTGTAAGTGGTGATTTTTGCTACAGCCTCAACATGGTAGATGTAGCAAGTGGTTGGAGTGTAGTGGCACCAATAAGAAACAAAGCGCAAATCTGGACATTAAAAGCTATAATTCAGTTGAGGAAAACGCTTCCTTTCACTTTATTAGGTATTCACTCAGATAACGGATCAGAATTCATTAACAGACACCTATACCGTTATTGTGAAGATGAAGGGCTTCTATTCACCAGAACCCGGAGTTACAACAAGAATGATAATTGTCATGTCGAACAAAAGAACTGGTCTGTTGTAAGAAGAGCCGTTGGATATTACAGATACGATACAGAGGAAGAATTCCAAATACTGAAGGAGTTGTACGCGTCGCTGAATCTGTACAATAATCATTTTCAGCCAAATCAGAAAATCGTTGAGAAAATTAGAAAAGGAAACAAGGTAAGCAAGAAATACGACCGTCCTACTACACCATACGAAAGGATCATGCGATCTCCCTGGGTTGACCAAGATAAAAAAGACAGGCTTCGCAGACAACACGAAGCCCTAGACATTTACAAACTCAAGAGTATAATAACACATTTGCAAGAGCAATTACTGAGCATCCAGATTGACAAATCGAAAGGAGGGATCCTCAACTATGTCCCTCTCAATTTCAAGTAG